In a genomic window of Streptomyces sp. SJL17-4:
- a CDS encoding helix-turn-helix domain-containing protein, with protein MTAESAAESAAASRVRRVAVIAAPPVSMFNLAIPEMLFGKVEIDGAPGYETVICAPDPGPVTTTGGLDLVVPHGLDAVAGADTVVLAGSGSYTDPDPRILAALRGAATAGSRIASICTGAFALAEAGLLDGRAATTYWAYRSLLAARHPAVDLQDDVLFVQDGSVLTSSGYAAGIDLCLHVIRTDYGAAVANRVARLALVAPVRPGGQTQFTQTPLPPERGVSFAATRAWAMEHLDEPLGLTDLARHAGVSVRTLSRRFHAETGVSPLQWLLHQRVERAKELLETTSFAMDGVARASGLGTGDSLRRHVLGRTGLTPSAYRSAFSRLPAAGGATRAATATAAATAATVPAATAPPSRAS; from the coding sequence ATGACAGCCGAGTCCGCGGCCGAGTCCGCGGCCGCGTCCCGCGTCCGCCGCGTCGCCGTGATCGCCGCCCCGCCCGTCTCGATGTTCAACCTGGCCATCCCCGAGATGCTGTTCGGCAAGGTCGAGATCGACGGCGCTCCCGGGTACGAGACGGTCATCTGCGCCCCCGACCCCGGGCCCGTCACCACCACCGGCGGTCTCGACCTGGTAGTCCCGCACGGCCTCGACGCCGTCGCCGGGGCCGACACGGTGGTCCTCGCGGGCAGCGGCTCGTACACCGACCCCGACCCGCGCATCCTCGCCGCACTGCGCGGCGCCGCCACGGCCGGCAGCCGGATCGCCTCCATCTGCACCGGTGCCTTCGCGCTCGCCGAGGCCGGACTGCTCGACGGCCGGGCCGCGACGACGTACTGGGCGTACCGCTCACTGCTCGCCGCCCGCCACCCCGCGGTCGACCTCCAGGACGACGTGCTGTTCGTGCAGGACGGGTCCGTGCTCACGTCCTCCGGATACGCGGCGGGCATCGATCTCTGCCTGCACGTCATCCGCACCGACTACGGCGCCGCTGTCGCCAACAGGGTCGCCCGGCTCGCCCTCGTCGCACCCGTACGGCCCGGCGGTCAGACCCAGTTCACCCAGACCCCGCTGCCGCCCGAGCGCGGGGTCTCTTTCGCCGCCACGCGCGCGTGGGCGATGGAACACCTCGACGAACCGCTCGGCCTCACCGACCTCGCGCGGCACGCCGGCGTCTCGGTCCGCACGCTCTCCCGCCGCTTCCACGCCGAGACCGGCGTCAGCCCGCTCCAGTGGCTGCTGCACCAGCGCGTGGAGCGGGCGAAGGAGCTCCTGGAGACCACCTCGTTCGCCATGGACGGGGTGGCCCGCGCGAGCGGCCTCGGTACGGGGGACTCCCTGCGCCGGCACGTCCTGGGGCGCACGGGCCTCACCCCGAGCGCCTACCGGTCCGCCTTCAGCCGTCTGCCGGCCGCAGGCGGGGCCACCCGGGCCGCAACCGCAACCGCAGCCGCGACCGCCGCAACCGTCCCGGCCGCAACCGCCCCGCCCTCCCGCGCGTCCTGA
- a CDS encoding GNAT family N-acetyltransferase: MIRPAGPADLDAVVALHTEARATYYRGHIPDADFLGPEEIARSRAGWAAAVDRGAVLCAVRDGELAGIAAYGERDGLTHLTQLHVLPARWRSGVGAELHAACVDIWRAAGATEARLEVFEKNERAQAFYAAHGWTPDPETPRDGDHLVLRLTLRPETE; encoded by the coding sequence ATGATCCGACCCGCCGGCCCCGCCGATCTCGACGCCGTCGTCGCCCTCCACACCGAGGCCCGCGCCACCTACTACCGCGGCCACATCCCCGACGCCGACTTCCTGGGCCCCGAGGAGATCGCCCGCTCCCGGGCCGGCTGGGCGGCCGCCGTCGACCGCGGGGCCGTGCTCTGCGCCGTACGGGACGGGGAGCTCGCGGGCATCGCGGCGTACGGGGAGCGCGACGGCCTCACCCACCTCACCCAGCTCCACGTCCTCCCCGCCCGCTGGCGTTCGGGCGTCGGCGCCGAGCTCCACGCGGCCTGCGTCGACATCTGGCGGGCCGCCGGGGCGACCGAGGCGCGCCTGGAGGTGTTCGAGAAGAACGAGCGCGCCCAGGCCTTCTACGCCGCCCACGGCTGGACCCCCGACCCGGAGACCCCGCGCGACGGCGACCACCTCGTGCTCCGGCTCACACTCCGGCCGGAAACGGAATGA